Proteins from one Microbacterium faecale genomic window:
- a CDS encoding vWA domain-containing protein, with protein MALTNTWVAIAAVAAVIAVIVAALVWRGRAAPGSGSLVARAERLRRLPAVRRAAQLRVVALIGAATLGAISVVAAGVVAARPMAAQVIEPSAHSRDIMLCLDVSGSMTDVDIEILEVFDALADGFDGERIGLTIFNSSPVQVFPLTDDYPFIHDAIESLRTGMEEGTASGGIPEHWAGTLDGPGSSLIGDGLAACTLRFDHADTDRSRSIILATDNEDFGESIVTLDEAAAHSAEKGIRVFALNPVQDSASEPSERLSRAASATGGHAYALRGETTVADIIAEVEREEATALDARPEVVVSDAPEPWILIAIIASVATVVIAGRIRA; from the coding sequence ATGGCACTGACCAATACGTGGGTCGCGATCGCGGCGGTGGCGGCCGTCATCGCGGTGATCGTCGCGGCGCTCGTCTGGCGCGGGCGCGCGGCACCGGGCTCCGGATCCCTCGTCGCGCGCGCCGAGCGTCTGCGCCGGCTGCCCGCCGTACGGCGGGCGGCGCAGCTCCGCGTGGTCGCGCTGATCGGCGCCGCGACCCTCGGGGCGATCTCCGTCGTGGCCGCGGGCGTCGTCGCCGCCCGGCCGATGGCCGCGCAGGTGATCGAGCCGAGCGCGCACAGCCGCGACATCATGCTCTGCCTCGATGTCTCGGGATCCATGACCGACGTCGACATCGAGATCCTCGAGGTCTTCGACGCACTCGCCGACGGCTTCGACGGCGAGCGCATCGGCCTCACGATCTTCAACTCTTCGCCCGTGCAGGTGTTCCCCCTGACGGACGACTATCCGTTCATCCACGACGCGATCGAGAGCCTGCGCACCGGCATGGAGGAGGGCACCGCCTCCGGCGGCATCCCGGAGCATTGGGCCGGCACGCTCGACGGACCGGGGTCGTCACTCATCGGCGACGGGCTCGCGGCGTGCACGCTGCGGTTCGACCACGCCGACACGGATCGGTCGCGATCGATCATCCTCGCGACCGACAACGAGGACTTCGGCGAGAGCATCGTCACCCTCGATGAGGCCGCCGCGCACAGCGCCGAGAAGGGGATCCGCGTGTTCGCACTGAACCCGGTGCAGGACTCCGCCTCGGAGCCCAGCGAGCGGCTCAGCCGCGCCGCCTCCGCCACGGGCGGCCACGCCTACGCCCTGCGCGGCGAGACGACGGTGGCCGACATCATCGCCGAGGTCGAGCGGGAGGAGGCGACCGCGCTCGACGCCCGACCAGAGGTCGTCGTCAGCGACGCCCCCGAGCCGTGGATTCTCATCGCGATCATCGCCTCGGTCGCGACGGTCGTCATCGCCGGGAGGATCCGCGCATGA
- a CDS encoding GNAT family N-acetyltransferase, producing the protein MLEFTPRSAASHHAQDEPVVATSRHVLDNPAWSALTGPHAAFAEGNDLVKHYPQDISAFGGVASWDDPDVWDAIIDVYGHGAEVFASHAEPELPDGWEYLRRGLGVQLVPTERLETRPHPEAVELGADDVDDMLAIVERNKPGPFLPRTHELGRYVGIRRDGRLVAMAGERLRADGWTEISAVSVDESARRQGLASALTLDIAHAIRARGDEAFLHASGTNTAAVSAYEKLGFVLRRRVPFLRIRTP; encoded by the coding sequence ATGCTTGAATTCACGCCTCGCTCTGCCGCCTCCCATCACGCACAGGATGAGCCCGTCGTCGCCACGAGCCGCCACGTTCTCGACAACCCCGCCTGGTCCGCGCTGACCGGTCCTCATGCCGCATTCGCCGAGGGCAACGACCTCGTCAAGCATTATCCGCAGGACATCTCGGCGTTCGGCGGCGTCGCGTCGTGGGACGACCCGGACGTCTGGGACGCGATCATCGACGTGTACGGGCACGGCGCAGAGGTGTTCGCCTCGCATGCCGAGCCGGAGCTGCCGGACGGGTGGGAGTACCTGCGTCGCGGCCTCGGCGTGCAGCTGGTGCCGACCGAGCGTCTCGAGACGAGGCCCCACCCCGAGGCGGTCGAGCTCGGCGCCGACGACGTCGACGACATGCTCGCGATCGTGGAGCGCAACAAGCCCGGTCCCTTCCTGCCGCGCACGCACGAGCTCGGGCGCTACGTCGGGATCCGGCGTGACGGACGCCTCGTCGCCATGGCGGGCGAGCGCCTGCGCGCCGACGGGTGGACCGAGATCAGCGCCGTGTCGGTGGACGAATCGGCGCGTCGGCAAGGTCTCGCCTCCGCCCTCACGCTCGACATCGCCCACGCGATCCGCGCGCGCGGCGACGAGGCCTTCCTGCACGCATCGGGCACGAACACCGCAGCCGTCTCGGCGTATGAGAAGCTCGGCTTCGTGCTGCGGCGGCGGGTGCCGTTCCTCCGGATCCGCACACCGTAG
- a CDS encoding serine/threonine-protein kinase — MNWRLSHYRVEDPIGIGSFATVYRAVDERLDDTVAIKILAENHSLNPEIRERFIAEGRSLRRVGGAHVAAIHDIGESAEQQPYLVLEYADRRSLDDRVAWLRDQGWRASPADLLAVARPLAAGVEAVHRARLVHRDLSPRNLLLASGAHSSPGDEGTSGSSLVRDDERLLLADLGMCKDLALNSGLTVAGGTSGFRPPEQDAVGVVNTQADIWAMSALLTWLAEGAAIPPELRRVLSRGMSVRPERRQLGAQAWLREVEAALAPPAPTAPVDSAPAAPADPPRPTRAWRSRAAAIGAVLLALAGALTLGLWLGDEPAPPAAVAGASISISGPSEIDVGEEAIFTATVDGVTSWSWSLPTQRFVTDSAEVTMVATSPGTGEVVLRSRTSDGVELEARHIVRVVE, encoded by the coding sequence GTGAACTGGCGGCTGTCCCACTACCGCGTCGAAGACCCGATCGGCATCGGATCCTTCGCCACCGTGTACCGCGCCGTCGACGAACGGCTCGACGACACGGTCGCGATCAAGATCCTCGCCGAAAACCACAGCCTGAATCCCGAGATCCGCGAACGGTTCATCGCGGAGGGACGTTCGCTGCGGCGGGTAGGCGGCGCGCACGTCGCGGCGATCCACGACATCGGCGAGTCCGCGGAGCAGCAGCCCTACCTCGTGCTCGAGTACGCCGACCGGCGGTCGCTCGATGATCGGGTCGCGTGGCTGCGCGACCAGGGCTGGCGCGCGTCGCCCGCCGATCTGCTCGCCGTCGCGCGTCCATTGGCGGCGGGTGTCGAGGCGGTCCACCGCGCACGCCTCGTGCACCGCGACCTCAGCCCCCGGAACCTGCTGCTCGCCTCGGGCGCGCACAGCTCGCCTGGCGACGAGGGCACGAGCGGATCGTCCCTCGTCCGCGACGACGAGCGGCTGCTGCTCGCCGACCTCGGAATGTGCAAGGACCTCGCGCTGAACTCCGGCCTGACGGTGGCGGGTGGGACGTCCGGATTCCGGCCGCCCGAACAGGACGCCGTCGGCGTCGTCAATACGCAGGCCGACATCTGGGCGATGTCGGCGCTGCTGACGTGGCTTGCCGAGGGCGCGGCGATCCCGCCCGAGCTCAGGCGCGTCCTCAGCAGAGGCATGTCGGTCCGGCCTGAACGCCGTCAACTCGGCGCTCAGGCATGGCTCCGCGAGGTCGAGGCGGCCCTCGCGCCGCCGGCACCCACGGCGCCGGTTGACTCCGCGCCGGCGGCACCGGCGGATCCTCCTCGCCCGACCCGGGCATGGCGGTCGCGCGCTGCCGCGATCGGTGCCGTCCTGCTCGCTCTCGCGGGCGCCCTCACACTGGGTCTGTGGCTCGGCGACGAACCCGCGCCCCCCGCAGCGGTGGCCGGAGCGTCGATCAGCATCTCGGGTCCGTCCGAGATCGACGTCGGCGAAGAGGCGATTTTCACTGCGACGGTCGACGGCGTGACGTCATGGTCGTGGTCGCTGCCGACCCAGAGATTCGTCACCGACTCGGCGGAGGTCACGATGGTCGCGACGAGCCCGGGCACGGGGGAGGTCGTGCTGCGTTCGCGCACTTCCGACGGGGTGGAACTCGAGGCGCGTCACATCGTCCGCGTCGTGGAATGA
- a CDS encoding LOG family protein: MREISCVTVFTGSSPGAEPAFADAAVAVGTALAKAGIGLVYGGGNVGLMGAVATAGRDAGGAVVGVLPEALVDKEMAHPDLTRLEIVADMHERKQRMADLSDAFVMLPGGIGTLEEFFEAWTWQQLGIHDKPIALYDVGGFWDPLLEMIDRLADQGFVREHFRNGLIVSSEPQDLLEKLRAWQRPAPKWEPTAGIV, encoded by the coding sequence ATGCGCGAGATCTCCTGTGTCACCGTGTTCACCGGATCCAGCCCCGGAGCGGAACCCGCGTTCGCCGACGCCGCCGTCGCGGTCGGCACGGCGTTGGCGAAGGCGGGGATCGGGCTCGTCTACGGCGGCGGCAACGTGGGCCTCATGGGCGCGGTCGCGACGGCGGGGCGCGACGCGGGCGGCGCGGTCGTCGGGGTGCTGCCCGAGGCGCTCGTCGACAAGGAGATGGCGCACCCGGACCTCACGCGACTCGAGATCGTCGCCGACATGCACGAGCGCAAGCAGCGCATGGCTGATCTCAGCGACGCGTTCGTGATGCTCCCCGGCGGCATCGGCACGCTCGAGGAGTTCTTCGAAGCGTGGACGTGGCAGCAGCTCGGGATCCACGACAAGCCGATCGCGCTGTACGACGTCGGCGGGTTCTGGGATCCGCTGCTCGAGATGATCGACCGGCTCGCGGACCAGGGATTCGTTCGGGAGCACTTCCGCAACGGGCTCATCGTGTCGAGCGAGCCGCAGGATCTGCTCGAGAAGCTGCGGGCCTGGCAGCGGCCGGCGCCGAAGTGGGAGCCCACCGCGGGCATCGTGTAG
- a CDS encoding ABC transporter ATP-binding protein produces the protein MDPVIQVRDLTKKYKETTALDSVSFDIERDAIYGFLGRNGAGKTTAMSILTAQNFATSGSVKVFGEDPYENARVLRRVCFVRESQKYPDDATPTHAFRTARLFFPNWSQELCDELITEFQVPVKQTIKKLSRGQLSAVGVIIGLAARAEITFFDEPYLGLDAVARQIFYDRLLADYAEHPRTILLSSHLIDEIANLIERVLVIDKGRIIMDESADDAREKATSIVGDAEVVERFVKGREVLHRESLGRVTSVTFLGKLSPTEASAVAEAGLELAPVSLQQLIVRRTQHASAGDSHNLNDMASEADQQEGALR, from the coding sequence ATGGACCCCGTGATTCAGGTCCGCGACCTCACGAAGAAGTACAAGGAGACCACGGCGCTCGACAGCGTGAGCTTCGACATCGAGCGAGACGCGATCTACGGCTTCCTCGGCCGCAACGGCGCCGGCAAGACGACGGCCATGTCGATCCTCACGGCACAGAACTTCGCGACGAGCGGATCCGTGAAGGTCTTCGGCGAGGACCCGTACGAGAACGCGCGAGTCCTGCGACGGGTCTGCTTCGTCCGCGAGAGCCAGAAGTACCCCGACGATGCGACGCCGACGCACGCGTTTCGCACCGCGCGACTGTTCTTCCCGAACTGGAGCCAGGAGCTCTGCGATGAGCTGATCACCGAGTTCCAGGTGCCGGTGAAGCAGACGATCAAGAAGCTCTCGCGCGGACAGCTTTCTGCAGTGGGCGTGATCATCGGGCTCGCGGCGCGGGCAGAGATCACGTTCTTCGACGAGCCGTACCTCGGCCTCGACGCCGTCGCGCGTCAGATCTTCTATGACCGCCTGCTCGCCGACTACGCGGAGCATCCGCGCACGATCCTGCTCTCGAGCCACCTTATCGACGAGATCGCGAACCTCATCGAGCGCGTCCTCGTGATCGACAAGGGGCGGATCATCATGGACGAATCGGCCGACGACGCCCGTGAGAAGGCAACGAGCATCGTCGGCGACGCCGAGGTCGTCGAACGCTTCGTGAAGGGACGCGAAGTCCTGCACCGCGAGAGTCTCGGCCGCGTGACGTCTGTGACGTTCCTCGGGAAGCTCTCCCCGACGGAGGCGTCTGCCGTCGCGGAAGCAGGTCTCGAGCTCGCGCCCGTGTCGCTTCAGCAGCTCATCGTGCGCCGCACGCAACATGCTTCCGCAGGTGACTCGCACAACCTCAACGACATGGCCTCCGAGGCCGACCAGCAGGAAGGAGCCCTGCGATGA
- a CDS encoding chorismate mutase, with translation MSDAPEDPLAELLRLRASIDNIDAALTYMLAERFRCTKQVGALKAAHDLPPSDPAREERQTARLRQLAHDADLDPEFSEKWFNFVVAEVIQHHKRARDE, from the coding sequence ATGAGCGATGCGCCCGAGGATCCCCTGGCCGAGCTGCTGCGCCTGCGCGCGAGCATCGACAACATCGATGCGGCGCTGACCTACATGCTTGCCGAGCGCTTCCGCTGCACGAAGCAGGTCGGCGCGCTCAAGGCCGCGCACGACCTGCCTCCGAGCGATCCGGCGCGCGAGGAGCGACAGACGGCCCGGCTGCGCCAGCTTGCGCACGACGCGGACCTGGATCCGGAGTTCTCGGAGAAGTGGTTCAACTTCGTCGTCGCCGAGGTCATCCAGCACCACAAGCGCGCCCGCGACGAGTAG
- the purL gene encoding phosphoribosylformylglycinamidine synthase subunit PurL, with protein sequence MTTSPVADTVSNAAATPERDQPYETLGLKADEYAQIRELLGRRPTSGELAMYSVMWSEHCSYKSSKKYLRRFGEKVTEEMTERLMVGMGQNAGVVDVGEGWAVTFKVESHNHPSYIEPFQGAATGVGGIVRDIISMGARPVAVMDQLRFGAIDDPDTARVVHGVTAGISSYGNSLGLPNIGGETVFDSCYQKNPLVNALAVGVMRHEDIRLANATGAGNKVVLFGARTGGDGIGGASILASDSFSDGGPTKRPAVQVGDPFAEKVLIECCLELYRDELVEAIQDLGAAGISCATSELAANGGSGMNVELTEVLLRDPSLTPEEILMSESQERMMAIVAPEKLEKFLEVTGKWEVETSVLGDVTGDGRLIITGDGETIVDVDPTTVAVDGPVYDRPVAYPSWIDALQADSAARLPRLTKPEELKEQFAQLIASPNIADTSWITNQYDYYVLGNTALSFPDDAGMIRVDEESGLGFAIATDANGRYCQLDPYAGAQLALAEAYRNVAVTGAVPTAVTDCLNFGSPENPEVMWQFSQAVDGLADACQALSVPVTGGNVSFYNQTGDIPIHPTPVVGVLGIIDDVSRRIPSGWQDAGENIYLLGTTADELDGSAWSDVIHDHLGGRPPAVDLDGEKRLAELLQAARDEWLISSAHDLSEGGLAVAVAEGAMRFGVGARVWLSELMSRDGVDLTSALFSESTGRVIVTVPREEDVKFRGLCEGRGYPVLRIGVTDTQPDLEVQDVFTYPVAELRALSAATLPAHFGETVAEAV encoded by the coding sequence GTGACAACTTCGCCCGTCGCTGACACCGTCTCGAATGCCGCTGCCACGCCGGAGCGCGACCAGCCCTACGAGACGCTGGGCCTCAAGGCCGACGAGTACGCACAGATCCGCGAGTTGCTCGGGCGCCGCCCCACCTCGGGCGAGCTGGCGATGTACTCGGTGATGTGGAGCGAGCACTGCTCGTACAAGTCGAGCAAGAAGTACCTGCGCCGCTTCGGAGAAAAGGTCACCGAAGAGATGACCGAGCGGTTGATGGTGGGCATGGGGCAGAACGCTGGCGTCGTCGACGTCGGCGAAGGCTGGGCCGTGACCTTCAAGGTCGAGAGCCACAACCACCCGTCCTACATCGAGCCGTTCCAGGGCGCGGCCACCGGCGTCGGCGGCATCGTGCGCGACATCATCTCGATGGGCGCGCGTCCGGTTGCCGTGATGGACCAGCTGCGCTTCGGTGCGATCGATGACCCCGACACGGCGCGCGTGGTGCACGGCGTCACGGCGGGCATCTCGTCCTACGGCAACAGCCTCGGCCTGCCGAACATCGGTGGCGAGACCGTCTTCGACTCCTGCTACCAGAAGAACCCGCTCGTCAACGCGCTGGCCGTCGGCGTGATGCGTCACGAGGACATCCGCCTCGCCAACGCGACCGGAGCCGGCAACAAGGTCGTGCTCTTCGGCGCGCGCACGGGCGGCGACGGCATCGGCGGCGCCTCGATCCTCGCGTCCGACTCGTTCAGCGACGGCGGACCGACCAAGCGGCCGGCCGTGCAGGTCGGCGACCCGTTTGCCGAGAAGGTGCTCATCGAGTGCTGTCTCGAGCTCTACCGCGACGAACTCGTCGAGGCGATCCAGGATCTCGGCGCCGCCGGCATCTCCTGCGCGACGAGCGAGCTCGCCGCGAACGGCGGATCCGGGATGAACGTCGAGCTCACCGAGGTGCTGCTGCGCGATCCCTCGCTCACGCCCGAGGAGATCCTCATGAGCGAGTCCCAGGAGCGCATGATGGCGATCGTCGCTCCCGAGAAGCTCGAGAAGTTCCTCGAGGTCACCGGCAAGTGGGAGGTCGAGACGAGCGTCCTCGGCGACGTCACCGGCGACGGGCGACTCATCATCACCGGGGACGGCGAGACGATCGTCGACGTCGACCCCACGACCGTCGCGGTCGATGGCCCCGTCTACGACCGCCCGGTCGCCTACCCGTCGTGGATCGATGCGCTGCAGGCCGACTCGGCGGCCCGCCTCCCGCGGCTCACCAAGCCGGAGGAGCTGAAGGAGCAGTTCGCGCAGCTGATCGCGAGCCCGAACATCGCCGACACGAGCTGGATCACGAACCAGTACGACTACTACGTACTCGGCAACACAGCGCTGTCGTTCCCCGACGACGCCGGCATGATTCGGGTGGACGAGGAGTCCGGCCTCGGTTTCGCGATCGCGACCGACGCCAACGGCCGCTATTGCCAGCTGGACCCGTACGCTGGCGCCCAGCTCGCACTCGCCGAGGCGTACCGCAACGTCGCCGTGACGGGAGCCGTTCCCACTGCCGTCACCGACTGCCTCAACTTCGGCAGCCCCGAGAACCCCGAGGTCATGTGGCAGTTCTCACAGGCCGTCGACGGTCTCGCGGACGCGTGCCAGGCGCTGTCGGTTCCGGTGACGGGCGGCAACGTGTCGTTCTACAACCAGACGGGCGACATCCCGATCCATCCCACGCCCGTCGTCGGCGTGCTCGGCATCATCGACGACGTCTCGCGCCGCATCCCGAGCGGTTGGCAGGACGCGGGCGAGAACATCTACCTGCTCGGCACGACGGCCGACGAGCTGGACGGATCCGCGTGGAGCGACGTCATCCACGATCACCTCGGCGGCCGGCCGCCCGCTGTCGACCTCGACGGCGAGAAGCGCCTTGCCGAGTTGCTGCAGGCGGCGCGGGACGAGTGGCTCATCTCGAGCGCGCACGACCTGTCCGAGGGCGGTCTCGCGGTCGCCGTCGCGGAGGGCGCGATGCGGTTCGGTGTTGGCGCGCGCGTGTGGCTCTCCGAGCTGATGTCTCGCGACGGCGTCGACCTCACCAGCGCCCTGTTCTCGGAGTCGACGGGCCGCGTCATCGTGACCGTGCCCCGCGAGGAGGACGTGAAGTTCCGCGGCCTGTGCGAGGGGCGCGGCTATCCCGTGCTGCGCATCGGCGTGACCGACACCCAACCCGACCTCGAGGTGCAGGACGTGTTCACCTACCCGGTGGCCGAGCTGCGCGCGCTGTCGGCGGCGACGCTGCCAGCGCACTTCGGCGAGACCGTCGCGGAGGCCGTGTGA
- a CDS encoding AAA family ATPase encodes MRMTDATTPLDDAGLAPARDIIDRISTAYAAKMVGQDRLRTSLLIALIAGGHILLESVPGLAKTTAAATLADTVQGSFRRIQCTPDLMPSDITGTQVYDATTGAFRTVLGPVHANVVLLDEINRSSAKTQSAMLESMQERQTTIGGEAHRLPRPFLVIATQNPIEQEGTYELPEAQLDRFLLKEIVTYPSPQEEAEVLTRIDSGALDPDHHVEAAASLADVELLQRTAARIHVSEAIRNYIVGLAYVTRNPEPYLGGDRARYIKYGASPRASIGFLQASRALALLKGRAHVLPEDVRDLRHVVLRHRVLLTFEAEADGVRSEDLIDEIFGAVATP; translated from the coding sequence ATCCGGATGACCGACGCGACCACGCCCCTGGACGATGCAGGACTCGCGCCCGCGCGCGACATCATCGACCGCATCTCCACGGCCTACGCGGCGAAGATGGTGGGCCAGGACAGACTGCGCACGAGCCTGCTCATCGCCCTCATCGCCGGCGGGCACATCCTGCTCGAATCCGTGCCGGGTCTGGCGAAGACGACCGCCGCGGCCACCCTGGCCGACACCGTGCAGGGGTCGTTCCGCCGCATCCAGTGCACGCCGGACCTCATGCCGAGCGACATCACCGGCACGCAGGTCTACGACGCGACGACCGGCGCGTTCCGCACGGTGCTCGGCCCGGTGCACGCGAACGTCGTCCTGCTGGACGAGATCAACCGCTCCAGCGCCAAGACGCAGTCGGCGATGCTGGAGTCGATGCAGGAGCGCCAGACGACGATCGGCGGTGAGGCACACCGCCTGCCGCGTCCGTTCCTCGTCATCGCGACGCAGAACCCGATCGAGCAGGAGGGCACCTACGAGCTCCCCGAGGCGCAGCTCGACCGGTTCCTCTTGAAGGAGATCGTCACGTATCCCAGCCCCCAGGAAGAGGCCGAAGTCCTCACCCGCATCGACTCGGGCGCCCTGGATCCGGACCATCACGTCGAGGCCGCCGCGAGCCTCGCCGACGTCGAGCTGCTGCAGCGCACCGCGGCGCGGATCCACGTCAGCGAGGCGATCCGCAACTATATCGTCGGGTTGGCATATGTCACGCGGAACCCCGAGCCGTACCTCGGCGGCGACCGCGCGCGCTACATCAAATACGGGGCGAGCCCTCGTGCGTCGATCGGCTTTCTGCAGGCGTCGCGCGCGCTCGCGCTGCTCAAGGGCCGCGCGCACGTGCTGCCCGAGGATGTCCGGGATCTGCGACACGTCGTCCTGCGCCACCGCGTGCTGCTCACGTTCGAGGCCGAAGCCGACGGCGTGCGCAGCGAGGACCTGATCGACGAGATCTTCGGCGCCGTCGCGACGCCCTGA
- a CDS encoding RNA polymerase sigma factor, with product MGERGVEDLSAALRAANMRAASRAASALVDAGRADDALDVLARHAADSSAALELLVETLDSSGVVHRFAGSMLLDRDAIDDVAQDALISIVGSIGSYRRGSRFTSWVHPIVRRRVADHLRRQRDTSTIDENLLPAARMSSLIATRVTVRQALADLPELYRIPVTLRDIEGMSYAEIAAHLERSVGTVKSQVSRGRALIAGTLRELDGAEVDP from the coding sequence ATGGGGGAGCGCGGGGTGGAGGACTTGAGCGCCGCCCTTCGCGCGGCGAACATGAGGGCCGCGTCTCGCGCAGCATCCGCGCTCGTCGACGCGGGGCGCGCCGACGACGCGCTCGATGTCCTCGCGAGGCATGCTGCCGACAGCTCGGCGGCCTTGGAGCTCCTGGTCGAGACGCTGGACTCATCGGGCGTCGTACACCGGTTCGCCGGATCCATGTTGCTTGACCGCGACGCGATCGACGATGTCGCGCAGGATGCGCTGATCTCGATCGTCGGCTCCATCGGCTCGTATCGGCGCGGAAGCAGGTTCACGAGCTGGGTGCACCCGATCGTCAGGCGGCGCGTCGCCGACCACCTCCGCCGCCAGCGCGACACATCGACGATCGACGAGAACCTGCTCCCGGCGGCCCGGATGAGTTCGCTGATCGCGACGCGAGTGACGGTGCGACAGGCCCTCGCAGACCTGCCCGAGCTCTATCGCATCCCTGTCACCCTCCGCGACATCGAGGGGATGTCGTACGCCGAGATCGCGGCGCACCTCGAGCGCAGCGTCGGCACGGTGAAATCGCAGGTGAGTCGCGGACGCGCGCTGATCGCCGGAACCCTTCGGGAACTCGACGGGGCGGAGGTGGATCCGTGA
- a CDS encoding GntR family transcriptional regulator, giving the protein MQIADLVEDQIVDGTLSEDEKAPSTNEIAAFSRINPATAAKGVNMLAEKGILYKRRGIGMFVSPGARERVLAERKAAFADSYIAPLFAEARKLGLGPDDVAQLINEHATPQTS; this is encoded by the coding sequence ATGCAGATCGCTGATCTCGTCGAGGACCAGATCGTCGACGGGACTCTCTCCGAGGACGAGAAGGCACCTTCGACCAACGAGATCGCCGCCTTCTCACGCATCAATCCCGCGACCGCGGCGAAAGGAGTGAACATGCTCGCTGAAAAGGGAATCCTCTATAAGCGTCGGGGCATCGGCATGTTCGTCTCGCCGGGGGCCCGCGAGCGCGTCCTCGCCGAGCGCAAGGCCGCTTTCGCCGACAGCTACATCGCCCCCCTGTTCGCCGAGGCCCGCAAGCTCGGGCTCGGCCCGGACGATGTCGCACAGCTCATCAACGAGCACGCGACGCCCCAGACATCGTGA
- a CDS encoding DUF58 domain-containing protein, with amino-acid sequence MSSLLPAVASRLFVRTRLASADPLDGAYASLQRGRSDDFEDLREYEYGDDVRDIDWNATARQGEIFVRRSRARRMHTLLVAVDTGRGMAALSPDERPKRDLAVLATGVLALLALRHGDAVSVVYGDANGTRRIPGRRSEGAIEHALRTIRDATTEAVASSRTQLLGDIARTVSRRAILVIVTGEDPITADEERLVRRLRAQHDVLWLAIRDADPTGPGTRADADSGWRVPAFLRGNDRVASELADERDRADAERARTLDALGISHAALEHADTATAAILGMLAGRPRVSS; translated from the coding sequence ATGTCGTCGCTGCTCCCGGCCGTCGCGTCACGCCTGTTCGTGCGCACGCGACTGGCGTCGGCGGATCCGCTCGACGGCGCCTACGCGTCGCTTCAGCGCGGCCGCAGCGACGATTTCGAAGATCTGCGCGAGTACGAGTACGGCGACGACGTGCGCGACATCGACTGGAACGCGACCGCGCGCCAGGGCGAGATCTTCGTCCGGCGCTCGCGTGCGCGACGCATGCACACCCTCCTCGTGGCGGTCGACACGGGACGCGGAATGGCGGCGCTCTCGCCCGACGAACGTCCGAAGCGAGACCTCGCGGTGCTCGCGACGGGCGTCCTCGCTCTGCTCGCCCTGCGCCACGGCGACGCGGTCTCCGTCGTCTACGGCGACGCGAACGGCACGAGGCGGATCCCTGGGCGACGCTCCGAGGGCGCGATCGAGCACGCGCTGCGCACGATCCGAGACGCGACCACCGAGGCGGTCGCGAGCTCGCGCACGCAGCTGCTCGGCGACATCGCCCGCACCGTGTCGCGTCGCGCGATCCTCGTGATCGTGACGGGCGAGGATCCGATCACGGCGGACGAGGAGCGTCTCGTGCGGCGCCTGCGCGCGCAGCACGACGTGCTGTGGCTCGCGATCCGTGATGCGGATCCGACCGGACCCGGCACGCGCGCCGACGCCGACAGCGGATGGCGGGTTCCCGCCTTCCTCCGCGGAAACGACCGCGTCGCCAGCGAGCTGGCCGACGAGCGCGACCGCGCCGACGCCGAACGCGCCCGGACGCTCGACGCGCTCGGCATCAGCCACGCCGCGCTCGAGCACGCAGACACCGCCACCGCCGCGATCCTCGGCATGCTCGCGGGGAGGCCCCGTGTCAGCTCCTGA